The proteins below come from a single Sander lucioperca isolate FBNREF2018 chromosome 20, SLUC_FBN_1.2, whole genome shotgun sequence genomic window:
- the LOC116042094 gene encoding uncharacterized protein LOC116042094: MVVANNAIKLSEIQARIVEDHEIFNNIESISLTTITRTLSKHRVRMKQLYTVPFERNSERVKELRRQYVQRVMELEANQAPHEFIYIDEAGFNLSKRRIIGKRATVDVPGQRGANITMCAAMANAGLLLHKCQVGPYDTERLLAFLNDLHQRLVPEQDQEGENMRTFVISWDNVAFHHLQAITSWFEDHPRLVSLFLPPYSPFLNPIEEFFSAWRWKVYDHQPHDQMSLLEAMDAGCRDITVHDCQGWIRHAKRFYPRCIALDDFRCDVGENMWPNPEDRRD, translated from the exons ATGGTTGTTGCAAATAATGCAATAAAACTGAGTGAAATTCAAGCTCGAATTGTGGAGGACCAtgagatatttaacaatatCGAAAGCATCAGCCTCACAACCATTACGCGAACATTGTCTAAACACAGAGTGCGGATGAAGCAGCTCTACACTGTTCCCTTTGAGAGGAACAGTGAGAGAGTCAAGGAGCTACGACGACAATATGTCCAG AGAGTTATGGAATTGGAGGCCAACCAGGCCCCTCATGAATTCATTTACATAGATGAGGCAGGATTCAATCTGTCCAAAAGGCGTATAATTGGAAAGAGGGCCACAGTTGATGTGCCAGGACAGAGAGGGGCAAACATTACCATGTGTGCAGCAATGGCAAATGCAGGATTACTCCTTCACAAATGTCAGGTTGGACCCTATGATACCGAGCGCCTCCTCGCCTTTCTCAATGATCTCCACCAGCGCCTGGTACCAGAGCAGGATCAGGAGGGTGAAAACATGAGGACCTTTGTAATTTCCTGGGACAATGTTGCTTTCCACCATTTGCAAGCAATAACATCATGGTTTGAAGACCACCCAAGACTGGTAAGTCTCTTCCTTCCACCCTATTCACCTTTCCTCAACCCCATAGAGGAGTTCTTTTCTGCATGGAGGTGGAAGGTTTATGACCATCAGCCACATGACCAGATGTCCCTCCTTGAAGCCATGGATGCTGGATGCAGGGATATCACAGTTCATGATTGCCAAGGGTGGATCCGACATGCCAAGCGGTTTTATCCCAGGTGCATCGCCTTGGATGATTTCAGATGTGATGTTGGTGAAAACATGTGGCCTAACCCTGAAGATCGCAGGGATTAG